The Deltaproteobacteria bacterium HGW-Deltaproteobacteria-6 genome has a segment encoding these proteins:
- a CDS encoding phospholipase: protein MLFLKRWISDGRLLCGIFILTIWTVFFLHPSAAVAEMNDRLADCAKIDDNASRLHCFDELTGRKNPVPQTAEAQTPAISVAKEASSEPDKLSVMTRQWDLDPQTRRNSFVLRPYRMNYLLPVAYNSSPNEETNLEYDPAAQIQYNEAKFQISLKAKIWEDVLQSPLQGVYDKIKVIKGMDIWFAYTQLSFWQIYNTAFSAPFRDLNYEPELLVNFRTNYEVLGFKGRFINVGFNHQSNGRSRPLSRSWNRLVANIGLERKNLDLQLKTWYRLTEIGNDNDDNPDMTRYMGYGELLTTYYWEKQRFAIMLRNNLRQNNLGAVQLDWSIPPITLGHLLLGSFIPKSTLEKYLTDKFSLYFQYFNGYGEGLIDYNTSINRISAGVMIAEWN, encoded by the coding sequence ATGCTTTTTTTAAAAAGATGGATATCCGATGGACGACTTCTATGCGGCATATTTATTCTGACCATATGGACTGTTTTTTTCCTGCATCCATCCGCTGCTGTCGCCGAAATGAATGATCGTCTGGCCGATTGCGCTAAAATTGACGATAATGCATCACGATTGCATTGCTTTGATGAACTGACGGGTAGAAAGAATCCTGTCCCTCAAACTGCCGAAGCCCAAACACCCGCCATATCTGTGGCGAAAGAGGCTTCTTCAGAACCGGACAAACTTTCCGTTATGACCAGACAATGGGATTTGGACCCTCAAACCCGCCGGAATTCCTTTGTCCTCAGACCATACCGCATGAATTATTTATTGCCGGTTGCCTACAATTCGTCACCGAATGAGGAAACGAATTTGGAATATGACCCCGCGGCTCAGATCCAATATAATGAAGCCAAGTTCCAGATCAGTTTGAAAGCGAAAATTTGGGAGGATGTCTTGCAGAGTCCGCTTCAGGGGGTTTATGACAAAATTAAAGTGATAAAAGGTATGGATATCTGGTTTGCATACACGCAATTGTCCTTTTGGCAGATTTACAATACCGCTTTCTCAGCGCCTTTCCGCGATTTAAATTATGAGCCGGAATTATTAGTCAACTTTCGCACGAATTATGAAGTTCTGGGCTTCAAGGGGCGTTTTATAAACGTCGGATTCAACCATCAATCCAACGGCCGGTCACGACCGCTTTCCCGCAGCTGGAACCGCCTGGTAGCCAATATCGGCCTGGAAAGAAAGAATTTGGATTTGCAGTTGAAAACCTGGTACCGGTTGACGGAAATTGGAAACGATAATGATGACAACCCCGACATGACACGCTATATGGGATATGGCGAACTCCTGACAACTTACTACTGGGAAAAGCAGAGATTTGCCATTATGCTGCGCAACAATTTAAGGCAAAACAATCTGGGCGCTGTGCAGTTGGATTGGAGCATTCCGCCCATCACGCTGGGCCATCTGCTGCTGGGCTCCTTTATCCCGAAATCAACGCTGGAAAAATACCTTACGGATAAATTCAGCCTCTATTTTCAATATTTCAACGGCTATGGCGAAGGACTGATAGACTATAACACAAGTATTAACCGAATCAGTGCGGGCGTTATGATTGCGGAATGGAACTGA
- the ilvD gene encoding dihydroxy-acid dehydratase, with amino-acid sequence MRSDLMKKGLERAPHRSLFKAMGYTDEEIARPLIGVVNSANEIIPGHIHLDLITQDVKAGIRMAGGTPVEFPVIGVCDGIAMNHAGMKYSLASRELIADSIEIMAMAHPFDALVFIPNCDKVVPGMLMAALRLNIPAIFISGGPMLAGKLQGKAVDLISVFEGVGAVKAKKMKAAELAQLEDCACPGCGSCSGMYTANSMNCVTEALGLGLPGHGTIPAVLAARHRLAKHAGMKIMDILKKNVKPRDIATLAAFKNAIAVDMALGCSTNTVLHIPAIAHEAGIKLDLDLFNKISGKTPNICKLSPAGHHHIEDLDAAGGIQAVLKTISKLGVIDEKAMTVSGKTVGANLKTARVLNDDVIRSLNNPYSKQGGIAVLRGNLAPDGGVVKQSAVAQAMQINEGKARVFNCEDDAIAAILGGKIKDGDIVVIRYEGPKGGPGMREMLSPTSAIVGMGLDKTVALLTDGRFSGGTQGAAIGHISPEAAEGGPIALVKEGDIIAIDIPAKTLNLKVSDAELARRRKLLKPWTPAITTGYLARYARLVTSASTGAIFKD; translated from the coding sequence ATGAGAAGTGATCTCATGAAAAAAGGACTGGAGCGCGCACCGCATCGCTCACTCTTTAAAGCCATGGGTTATACCGATGAAGAAATTGCCAGACCGCTTATCGGTGTGGTGAATTCCGCCAATGAAATCATCCCCGGCCATATCCATCTGGACCTGATCACTCAGGATGTCAAGGCGGGTATTCGCATGGCCGGTGGCACACCGGTGGAGTTTCCGGTTATCGGGGTATGCGACGGCATCGCCATGAATCATGCGGGGATGAAGTATTCGCTGGCTAGCCGCGAATTGATTGCCGACTCCATTGAAATCATGGCGATGGCTCATCCGTTTGACGCTTTGGTTTTTATTCCCAACTGCGACAAGGTCGTGCCCGGCATGCTTATGGCGGCGCTGCGGCTGAATATTCCGGCGATTTTCATCAGCGGCGGCCCGATGCTGGCGGGGAAACTTCAGGGTAAAGCCGTTGACCTCATTTCTGTGTTTGAAGGCGTCGGTGCGGTAAAGGCCAAAAAAATGAAAGCCGCGGAATTGGCACAGTTGGAAGACTGCGCCTGTCCGGGCTGCGGTTCCTGCTCCGGCATGTACACGGCCAATTCCATGAACTGCGTCACCGAAGCGTTGGGTCTGGGGTTACCCGGACACGGCACGATTCCGGCGGTGCTTGCCGCGCGGCATCGACTGGCCAAGCATGCGGGCATGAAAATTATGGATATTCTCAAAAAGAACGTGAAACCCCGCGACATCGCGACACTGGCCGCTTTCAAAAACGCGATCGCCGTCGATATGGCATTAGGCTGCTCCACCAATACGGTTTTGCACATTCCCGCCATTGCTCATGAAGCGGGGATCAAGCTCGATTTGGACCTCTTCAATAAAATCAGCGGGAAAACTCCGAACATCTGCAAATTGAGCCCGGCCGGTCATCACCACATTGAAGATCTGGATGCGGCGGGCGGGATTCAAGCGGTCCTGAAGACCATAAGCAAGCTGGGCGTTATTGATGAAAAAGCAATGACCGTATCGGGAAAAACTGTAGGAGCGAATTTAAAAACTGCCCGCGTTTTGAATGATGATGTCATTCGGTCCTTAAATAATCCGTATTCCAAGCAGGGCGGAATTGCTGTTTTGCGCGGCAACCTTGCTCCGGACGGCGGCGTGGTGAAACAATCCGCGGTGGCGCAGGCGATGCAGATCAATGAAGGCAAGGCCCGGGTCTTTAACTGTGAGGATGACGCCATCGCCGCGATCCTTGGTGGAAAGATTAAAGACGGTGACATTGTAGTGATCCGCTATGAAGGTCCCAAAGGCGGCCCGGGGATGCGCGAGATGCTTTCGCCGACCTCGGCAATTGTCGGGATGGGACTGGATAAGACCGTAGCGCTTTTGACCGACGGGCGTTTCAGCGGCGGTACGCAGGGCGCGGCGATCGGTCATATCTCTCCGGAAGCGGCGGAAGGCGGCCCCATTGCACTCGTGAAGGAAGGCGATATCATTGCCATTGATATCCCGGCCAAAACGCTGAATCTGAAAGTCAGCGACGCCGAGCTTGCGCGGCGCCGCAAGTTGCTCAAACCCTGGACGCCCGCCATCACCACGGGCTATCTGGCGCGCTATGCCAGGCTGGTGACGTCTGCTTCCACCGGGGCAATATTTAAGGATTAG
- the ilvC gene encoding ketol-acid reductoisomerase, translating to MAKINFGGTVEDVVTSEEFTVQKAQDVLKKEVIAVLGYGVQGPAQAFNMRDNGVNVIIGQSPEDKSYWEKAIADGWVPGQTLFPIEEAVEKATVIQYLVSDAAQTILWPKVKAHLKKGDALYFSHGFSIVYKEQTGVIPPDFVDVIMVAPKGSGTSVRRNFVDGSGINSSFAVHQDATGRAMERTLALGIAIGSGFLFPTTFQMEVYSDLTGERGVLMGALAGMMEAQYAELRKHGHTPSEAFNETVEELTQSLIRLVGENGMDWMYANCSATAQRGALDWRHKFRKAVEPVFAELYNSVATGKETEIVLRVNGAPDYKEKLNEELKEMRESELWQAGAAVRALRPEKRKK from the coding sequence ATGGCAAAAATTAATTTTGGCGGTACAGTGGAAGATGTGGTGACTTCGGAAGAGTTCACCGTTCAAAAGGCACAGGACGTTCTTAAAAAAGAAGTGATCGCGGTTTTGGGCTATGGTGTTCAGGGGCCCGCGCAGGCTTTCAATATGAGAGATAACGGCGTCAACGTCATCATCGGTCAGTCTCCGGAAGACAAATCTTACTGGGAAAAAGCCATTGCCGACGGCTGGGTACCCGGCCAGACGCTTTTCCCGATTGAAGAAGCGGTAGAGAAAGCAACCGTCATTCAATATCTGGTATCCGACGCGGCGCAGACTATCCTGTGGCCGAAAGTCAAAGCACACCTGAAAAAAGGCGATGCGCTTTACTTCTCGCATGGTTTTTCAATTGTGTATAAGGAACAGACGGGTGTTATCCCGCCTGACTTCGTCGATGTCATTATGGTCGCTCCCAAGGGGTCGGGTACCAGCGTCCGCCGCAATTTCGTCGACGGCAGCGGCATCAATTCCAGCTTTGCGGTCCATCAGGATGCAACAGGCCGCGCAATGGAACGCACACTGGCTCTGGGCATCGCCATCGGTTCCGGATTCTTGTTTCCGACGACCTTCCAAATGGAAGTTTACAGCGATCTTACCGGTGAACGCGGTGTGCTGATGGGCGCTCTTGCCGGCATGATGGAGGCACAATACGCCGAACTGCGCAAACACGGCCATACCCCAAGCGAAGCCTTCAATGAAACGGTGGAAGAACTTACGCAGAGCCTGATCCGTCTGGTCGGCGAAAACGGCATGGATTGGATGTACGCCAACTGTTCAGCTACCGCGCAGCGCGGTGCGCTGGACTGGCGGCACAAATTCCGCAAGGCGGTGGAACCGGTGTTTGCCGAACTTTATAATTCCGTCGCTACCGGCAAGGAGACGGAAATCGTTCTGCGCGTCAACGGCGCGCCGGATTACAAGGAAAAGCTCAACGAAGAACTCAAAGAGATGCGCGAGTCCGAGTTGTGGCAGGCCGGCGCTGCTGTGAGAGCGCTCAGACCGGAAAAACGCAAGAAATAA
- a CDS encoding acetolactate synthase small subunit — MEKKDHIISILVHNKPDVLARVAGTLGGKGYNIDSLCVNTTTQKDISKIVMTTAGAQTTVTRIENQLQRLFDVISVDDLTNVESIHREMVLVRLNLTAQNSESVKKAIDMNKWKVIVSGDKYVIIEITGDKTQIDFSLARLEPLGIADITRTGLIALKLDD; from the coding sequence ATGGAGAAAAAGGACCACATTATTTCAATTCTGGTGCATAACAAACCGGACGTTCTGGCCAGAGTTGCCGGAACGCTGGGCGGTAAAGGATACAATATTGACAGTCTCTGCGTGAATACCACAACGCAAAAAGACATATCGAAAATCGTGATGACCACTGCCGGAGCCCAGACGACCGTTACCCGGATTGAAAATCAGCTGCAAAGACTGTTCGATGTAATTTCTGTTGATGACCTGACCAATGTCGAGTCCATCCATCGCGAGATGGTTCTGGTCCGGCTTAATCTGACAGCCCAGAATTCGGAATCCGTAAAAAAGGCTATTGATATGAATAAGTGGAAGGTCATCGTGTCGGGCGATAAATATGTTATTATCGAAATAACAGGGGATAAAACTCAAATCGACTTTTCTCTGGCTCGCCTGGAGCCGCTCGGCATTGCCGATATCACCAGAACAGGTCTTATCGCTTTGAAATTGGATGATTAA
- the ilvB gene encoding acetolactate synthase, large subunit, biosynthetic type: MKLKGTEILLQVLEEEKVDIIFGYPGGAVLDIYDQLYKSSLKHILVRHEQGAVHAADGYARATGRVGVCLVTSGPGATNTVTGIATANMDSIPLVVFTGQVPTGLIGNDAFQECDITGITRPCTKHNFLVRNVEDLASTIKEAFHIARSGRPGPVLVDLPKNVMAAQTDYIPSNVRFRNHEVAYKPAPKKMANVWDMLQAAKKPLIMTGGGVILGKASEELTELARKYRIPVTGTLMGLGSFPGSDPLWLGMLGMHGTYYANMAISHCDFLLAVGVRFDDRVTGTIETFAANAKIVHIDIDPSSINKNVTVDLPIIGDTKATLKDLLRFLEEHHYAHDDALRNTWLGEIAEWREKVPLTYCQNGEVIKPQYVIETLHKLTGGDALITTEVGQHQMWTAQFFQFDRPNTLISSGGLGTMGFGLPAAIGVKCAFPDKQVVDIAGDGSIQMNIQELATAAQYNIAVKVVLLNNEFLGMPRQWQQMFYGKRYSHTDMTYAPDFVKLAEAFGVIGLRATKPAEVEAVLREGLAADKPVLMDFRVSREECVYPMVHPGESITQMTLGSREMIN, translated from the coding sequence ATGAAGTTGAAAGGCACGGAAATCCTGCTGCAAGTGCTGGAAGAAGAAAAAGTGGACATTATCTTTGGCTACCCCGGCGGGGCTGTTCTCGATATTTATGATCAACTTTACAAAAGCAGCCTCAAACATATTTTAGTCCGCCACGAGCAGGGTGCGGTGCATGCCGCCGACGGTTATGCGCGCGCAACAGGCCGCGTAGGAGTTTGCCTGGTGACTTCCGGTCCCGGCGCCACCAATACCGTCACCGGCATTGCCACGGCCAATATGGACTCCATCCCTCTGGTGGTTTTTACCGGGCAGGTCCCGACGGGCCTTATCGGCAACGATGCGTTTCAGGAGTGCGATATTACCGGGATCACGCGTCCCTGCACGAAACATAACTTTCTGGTGCGCAACGTCGAAGATCTGGCTTCAACAATTAAAGAAGCGTTTCATATCGCCCGTTCCGGAAGGCCGGGGCCGGTGCTTGTGGATTTGCCCAAGAATGTGATGGCCGCGCAAACCGATTATATTCCTTCTAATGTGAGGTTCCGCAATCATGAAGTGGCCTACAAACCGGCGCCCAAGAAAATGGCCAATGTATGGGATATGCTCCAAGCCGCTAAAAAACCCTTAATTATGACTGGCGGCGGTGTCATCCTCGGTAAGGCATCTGAAGAATTGACAGAGCTTGCGCGCAAATACCGGATTCCGGTAACCGGCACCCTGATGGGTCTTGGATCGTTTCCGGGCAGCGACCCTTTGTGGCTGGGCATGCTGGGTATGCATGGCACTTACTATGCGAACATGGCCATCAGCCACTGCGATTTTCTGCTGGCCGTCGGCGTCCGGTTTGACGACCGCGTGACCGGAACAATTGAAACCTTTGCCGCCAACGCGAAAATAGTCCATATTGATATCGATCCGTCGTCCATTAATAAAAATGTTACCGTTGATCTGCCGATAATCGGCGACACGAAAGCCACGCTCAAGGACTTGCTGCGGTTTCTGGAAGAACATCACTATGCGCATGATGACGCTCTGAGGAATACGTGGCTTGGCGAGATTGCCGAATGGCGGGAAAAAGTACCGCTGACCTACTGTCAGAACGGCGAGGTGATTAAACCGCAATACGTTATCGAAACCCTGCATAAGCTTACCGGCGGCGACGCCCTCATCACGACGGAAGTCGGTCAGCATCAGATGTGGACGGCGCAGTTCTTCCAGTTTGACCGGCCCAACACCCTGATCTCATCAGGGGGCTTAGGGACGATGGGATTCGGCCTGCCCGCCGCCATCGGCGTCAAATGCGCTTTCCCCGACAAGCAGGTGGTGGATATTGCCGGCGACGGCAGTATCCAGATGAACATTCAGGAACTGGCCACTGCCGCTCAGTACAACATTGCCGTAAAGGTTGTCCTGCTGAATAACGAATTTTTAGGCATGCCCCGCCAGTGGCAGCAAATGTTTTATGGAAAGCGTTACTCCCATACGGATATGACTTACGCGCCCGATTTCGTTAAACTGGCGGAAGCCTTTGGCGTAATCGGTCTGCGGGCGACCAAACCAGCCGAGGTGGAAGCCGTGCTAAGAGAGGGGCTCGCCGCGGACAAACCGGTCCTGATGGATTTCCGGGTGTCGCGCGAAGAATGTGTTTATCCCATGGTGCATCCGGGCGAGTCGATTACCCAGATGACGCTCGGGTCGAGAGAGATGATCAACTGA
- a CDS encoding penicillin-binding protein: MKTLLVVFLLILLLAAGGTAVYNLMTLDLPGIDALKDYRPSIASRVFDENNELIDEFFLEDRKLIKISDVPKIAQHAFVAAEDSRFYQHQGVDLQSIFRAMFKNVEAGKIVQGGSTITQQVAKLMYLTPERKYIRKLKEAILSYRIDKYLSKDEILNLYLNQIYLGHGTYGIESASIGYFGKSAKDLILPEAALLAGLPKAPTTYSPFLSLDRAKQRQVYVLTRMMEEGFITKEQMDKAVAAPIKLRPMKPKDKVAAYFVEHVRRYVQEKYGADVLYKEGLSIYTTLNLSAQKAARDALIKGLTEMEERGKAEKGLAQGALYCMDVKTGAIRALVGGRDFSKSEFNRATQSRRQPGSAFKPLIYTAAFDKGMNPSTRFVDSPIVFEDPSQDDGLWKPKNFDGKFLGPITMRTALVQSRNVVTVKILQEIGIDYATSYAANMGIESSLSKNLSLALGSSGVTLQELVRAYGVLGNGGKKVTPYFIRKIVDRTGNVFEEAKVISEQVIDSRIAFMTTYVMQDVVESGTGRRVKSIGRPVAGKTGTTNDIRDAWFIGFTPSLITGVWIGYDQEKSLGKQEVGGRAAAPVWLYFMEKALANAPVEAFPAPEGIVFVKVDHKSGRPTQASGPGTIYECFLDNAPPSEKEEETTEEKEELFR, from the coding sequence ATGAAAACTTTATTGGTGGTATTTCTGCTGATTTTATTATTGGCCGCTGGCGGAACCGCTGTCTATAACCTTATGACTCTTGACTTACCCGGCATTGACGCGCTTAAAGATTACCGGCCCAGTATTGCCTCGCGCGTATTCGACGAAAATAACGAACTGATCGATGAGTTCTTTCTGGAAGACAGAAAGCTGATTAAGATTTCCGACGTTCCAAAAATCGCTCAGCATGCTTTTGTCGCGGCGGAGGATTCCCGCTTTTATCAGCATCAGGGCGTCGATCTGCAAAGTATTTTCCGTGCCATGTTTAAAAATGTGGAGGCAGGCAAAATTGTGCAGGGCGGCAGCACCATCACGCAGCAGGTTGCCAAACTGATGTATCTGACGCCGGAAAGAAAATACATCCGAAAACTCAAGGAAGCCATTCTTTCTTATCGAATTGACAAGTATCTGAGCAAAGATGAAATCCTGAATTTGTATCTGAATCAAATCTATCTGGGTCACGGCACCTACGGCATCGAATCGGCTTCGATAGGTTACTTCGGCAAAAGCGCGAAGGATCTGATATTGCCGGAAGCCGCACTGCTCGCCGGCTTGCCGAAAGCGCCGACCACCTACTCTCCGTTTTTGTCTCTCGATCGAGCAAAGCAAAGGCAGGTTTATGTTTTGACGCGCATGATGGAAGAAGGTTTTATTACTAAAGAGCAAATGGACAAGGCCGTTGCCGCTCCCATCAAACTTCGGCCCATGAAACCGAAGGACAAAGTTGCCGCTTATTTTGTAGAACATGTCCGCCGTTATGTTCAGGAGAAATATGGCGCGGATGTTCTCTACAAGGAAGGGTTGTCCATCTACACGACTCTTAATCTTTCGGCGCAAAAAGCGGCCCGCGACGCACTCATCAAGGGTCTGACGGAAATGGAGGAACGGGGCAAAGCCGAGAAAGGTCTTGCTCAGGGAGCGCTTTATTGTATGGACGTTAAAACCGGCGCAATTCGCGCCCTGGTTGGAGGACGTGATTTCAGCAAAAGCGAGTTCAACCGTGCGACTCAGTCGCGCCGTCAACCCGGTTCCGCTTTTAAACCGTTGATCTATACGGCGGCCTTTGACAAAGGAATGAATCCCTCCACGCGGTTTGTGGACTCACCGATCGTTTTTGAAGATCCCTCGCAGGATGATGGTTTATGGAAACCGAAGAACTTCGACGGAAAATTTCTGGGGCCGATTACCATGAGGACTGCGCTCGTGCAATCCCGCAACGTCGTAACCGTTAAGATTTTACAGGAAATCGGCATCGATTATGCGACGTCCTATGCTGCAAACATGGGGATTGAATCTTCATTGTCCAAAAACCTGTCTCTGGCTCTGGGATCCTCGGGGGTCACCTTGCAGGAGCTGGTTCGCGCCTACGGTGTTCTGGGGAACGGCGGTAAAAAGGTCACTCCTTACTTTATCCGCAAAATTGTTGACCGCACCGGTAATGTTTTTGAAGAAGCCAAGGTGATCTCAGAGCAGGTCATTGATTCACGCATTGCCTTTATGACCACCTATGTGATGCAGGACGTTGTGGAAAGCGGAACGGGCCGCAGAGTGAAAAGCATTGGCCGGCCGGTTGCCGGCAAGACGGGAACAACTAATGATATCCGCGACGCCTGGTTTATCGGATTTACCCCTTCGCTGATTACCGGTGTCTGGATTGGTTATGATCAGGAAAAGTCGCTGGGAAAACAAGAAGTAGGCGGTCGCGCCGCGGCGCCGGTCTGGCTTTATTTTATGGAAAAAGCTCTGGCCAATGCGCCGGTTGAGGCTTTCCCCGCCCCGGAAGGGATTGTTTTTGTCAAGGTGGATCACAAAAGCGGTCGGCCGACTCAGGCCTCAGGTCCGGGAACCATCTATGAATGTTTCCTGGATAATGCGCCGCCCAGTGAAAAAGAAGAGGAGACGACTGAAGAAAAAGAAGAGTTATTCCGATAA
- the tatC gene encoding twin-arginine translocase subunit TatC, with the protein MESNEDLKMSLTEHLIELRKRLTNSLIALGLGFFVCYYFKDWLFGILTKPLTDALPKSSYLIYTGLTQAFFTYMKIAFFASLIITSPFIIYQVWKFISPALLPEEKKMVVPFVFFSTLLFLSGVTFGYFIVLPTAFEFFVSFNNQYLRAMISFSDYLSFLVTFLLGFGLSFQLPILIFFLARLGIVTDKLLSRNRKYAILVIFVIAAVLTPSPDALSQILMAIPLMFLYEVSIFVARFAAKKKEAPESNEGEPEE; encoded by the coding sequence ATGGAATCCAACGAAGATCTTAAAATGTCTTTGACTGAACATTTAATTGAACTGCGCAAAAGGCTGACGAATTCGCTGATTGCCCTGGGGCTCGGTTTTTTTGTCTGTTATTATTTTAAGGACTGGCTTTTCGGCATCCTTACGAAACCTTTGACCGATGCTCTGCCGAAGAGCAGCTATCTGATTTATACCGGTTTGACCCAGGCTTTTTTCACCTATATGAAAATTGCTTTTTTTGCTTCCCTGATTATCACCAGCCCTTTTATCATTTATCAGGTATGGAAATTTATTTCACCGGCGCTGCTTCCCGAAGAGAAAAAAATGGTGGTGCCTTTTGTCTTTTTTTCCACATTGCTCTTTTTAAGCGGCGTTACTTTCGGCTATTTCATCGTTCTGCCGACGGCTTTTGAATTTTTTGTCAGCTTCAACAATCAGTATTTACGGGCAATGATTTCATTCAGTGATTATTTGTCCTTCCTGGTGACCTTCTTGCTCGGTTTCGGCTTATCTTTTCAGTTGCCGATTCTGATTTTCTTTTTAGCGAGACTCGGCATTGTCACGGATAAACTGCTCTCCCGGAACAGAAAGTATGCCATCCTGGTTATATTCGTTATCGCGGCTGTTTTAACACCTTCACCGGATGCCTTAAGCCAGATCCTGATGGCCATCCCCCTGATGTTCCTTTATGAAGTAAGCATATTTGTGGCAAGGTTTGCCGCCAAAAAGAAAGAGGCGCCGGAATCAAATGAAGGCGAACCTGAAGAATAG